The bacterium genome window below encodes:
- a CDS encoding dihydroorotase: MSRIRIHGARILDPSNRRDELGDLEFEDGVIQRVGKDLSGPADEIIEADGLWLVPGFVDLHTHLREPGQEYKEDIRTGTHAAVAGGYTTVCAMANTDPVNDTPAVTEFILRRARESALARVHVIAAATQGLRGEIMSEMASLAGAGAVAFSDDGSVIMSALVMRRALEYARGVGRPVIAHCEDLNLKGPGVVHEGAHATCCGLVGSPAEAETVMVARDIELARLTGAHLHVAHVSAARSVDLIHEAKAAGIKVTAEVTPHHLLLTDEQIRNYDTNKKMAPPLRTARDRERLREGLADGTIDCIATDHAPHAHYEKDVEFSNAAFGVVGLETALPVALELARTDHMSPLDAIDRLSTRPARVLGLRGGTLEVGSPADIALVDPDLVWKLELGSLHSRSRNSAFLQRELQGRALRTWVGGRGVWALDIEGRLA; encoded by the coding sequence TTGAGCCGAATTCGCATTCACGGTGCGCGGATTCTGGATCCTTCGAATAGACGCGACGAGCTGGGGGATCTCGAGTTCGAAGACGGCGTCATCCAGCGCGTGGGAAAGGATCTCTCCGGCCCGGCGGACGAGATCATCGAAGCCGATGGCTTGTGGCTTGTCCCCGGCTTCGTCGATCTGCACACGCATCTGCGCGAACCCGGTCAGGAATACAAAGAAGATATTCGCACGGGGACCCACGCAGCGGTTGCAGGTGGCTACACCACCGTATGCGCCATGGCAAACACCGACCCGGTCAACGATACGCCTGCGGTTACCGAGTTTATTCTCCGGCGCGCCCGCGAGTCGGCTCTCGCTCGTGTACATGTGATTGCAGCTGCGACTCAGGGACTGCGCGGAGAGATCATGTCGGAAATGGCGAGCCTGGCCGGTGCCGGTGCGGTCGCCTTTTCCGACGATGGATCCGTGATCATGAGCGCGCTCGTAATGAGACGAGCGCTCGAGTACGCCCGCGGCGTAGGTCGGCCGGTGATCGCTCACTGCGAAGATCTGAACTTGAAAGGTCCGGGGGTCGTTCACGAGGGCGCCCATGCGACTTGTTGCGGCCTGGTGGGTTCTCCGGCAGAAGCCGAGACCGTCATGGTCGCCAGGGACATCGAACTCGCGCGCCTGACGGGTGCGCATCTGCACGTGGCCCATGTTTCGGCGGCTCGCTCGGTCGATCTCATTCACGAAGCGAAAGCCGCGGGAATCAAAGTGACAGCGGAAGTCACTCCGCACCATCTTCTGCTGACGGATGAGCAGATTCGCAACTACGACACGAACAAGAAGATGGCCCCACCACTGCGCACCGCACGAGATCGCGAGCGTCTGCGCGAGGGACTCGCCGATGGCACGATCGACTGCATCGCGACCGATCATGCACCACACGCCCATTACGAGAAGGACGTGGAGTTCAGTAACGCGGCTTTTGGCGTGGTCGGACTCGAGACGGCGCTGCCGGTGGCGTTGGAATTGGCACGGACCGACCACATGAGTCCGCTCGACGCGATCGACCGGCTTTCTACGCGGCCCGCGCGTGTACTGGGCCTGCGCGGAGGAACGCTCGAAGTGGGTTCGCCCGCCGACATCGCACTGGTCGATCCCGATCTCGTCTGGAAGTTGGAGCTGGGCTCGTTGCATTCGCGCTCGCGAAATTCGGCGTTCTTGCAGCGGGAGCTGCAGGGACGGGCATTGCGTACCTGGGTCGGGGGTCGGGGTGTCTGGGCGCTGGATATCGAGGGGAGGCTCGCTTGA
- a CDS encoding aspartate carbamoyltransferase catalytic subunit: MRHLLGIENLTREDIDLILETSEAMLEVSQREIKRVPTLRGRTVINVFLEPSTRTRVSFEIAAKRLSADAINVSASGSSLSKAETLADMTRNLAAMSADVLVVRDRTAGVPQMLAERVRVPVINAGDGCHEHPTQALLDAFTLRQSLGSLDGRVISIVGDIAHSRVARSDIYAFTKLGAEVRVAGPPTMMPAGIEGLGVKPCFSMAEALDGADVIVMLRIQQERLEGALFPSVREYSQTFGLTLATLQLAKPDAIVLHPGPINRGVEIASEVADAEPSRILDQVTNGVAVRMATLYLLTGGEN, encoded by the coding sequence ATGAGGCACTTGCTTGGCATTGAAAACCTGACTCGTGAAGACATCGACCTGATTCTCGAAACCTCAGAGGCCATGCTCGAGGTGTCGCAACGCGAGATCAAGCGTGTGCCGACGTTGCGCGGGCGCACCGTCATCAATGTGTTTCTCGAACCTTCGACACGAACGCGCGTCAGCTTCGAGATCGCCGCGAAACGGCTTTCGGCGGATGCGATCAATGTGAGCGCGAGTGGATCGAGTCTGTCGAAGGCCGAAACACTCGCCGATATGACCCGCAACCTTGCGGCCATGAGTGCAGATGTCCTGGTGGTGAGGGATCGCACCGCAGGCGTTCCGCAGATGCTGGCCGAGCGTGTTCGGGTTCCGGTCATCAATGCTGGTGACGGATGTCACGAGCACCCGACACAGGCGCTGCTAGACGCCTTCACGCTGCGACAGTCGCTCGGCTCTCTCGATGGACGCGTGATTTCAATCGTAGGAGATATCGCGCATAGTCGCGTGGCTCGTTCCGACATCTACGCGTTTACCAAACTCGGTGCTGAAGTGCGGGTTGCCGGACCCCCGACCATGATGCCCGCTGGGATTGAAGGCCTGGGCGTGAAGCCCTGCTTCTCCATGGCGGAAGCGCTCGATGGGGCTGACGTGATCGTGATGTTGCGAATCCAGCAGGAACGCTTGGAAGGTGCGCTGTTCCCGTCGGTCCGGGAGTACTCACAGACTTTTGGCCTGACCCTGGCGACACTGCAGTTGGCGAAGCCCGACGCGATCGTGCTCCATCCCGGGCCGATCAATCGCGGTGTCGAGATCGCCAGTGAGGTCGCAGACGCAGAACCGTCCCGCATCCTCGACCAGGTCACCAATGGTGTGGCTGTGCGCATGGCCACCCTCTACTTGCTGACCGGAGGCGAAAATTGA
- the pyrR gene encoding bifunctional pyr operon transcriptional regulator/uracil phosphoribosyltransferase PyrR produces the protein MGSSSKSAADTKTAPSAEAAPGSRVVLDPAGIQRATTRIAHEILERNTEPEDLALVAILSGGLVVGQRINAALEEIAKREIPLGALDVTLYRDDVVGHGRRPMPKPTRMPFSVTGKRVILVDDVMFTGRTVRSAMDAVIDFGRPEAIQVATLVDRGHRELPIRVDFVGKNIPTSRGEQVVLRETDAGELEVVVE, from the coding sequence ATGGGAAGCAGCTCGAAATCTGCTGCGGATACGAAGACCGCGCCCTCAGCTGAGGCGGCGCCGGGCAGTCGGGTCGTTCTCGATCCCGCTGGTATCCAGCGCGCTACGACGCGAATCGCTCACGAAATCCTGGAGCGAAACACGGAACCCGAAGACCTGGCCCTGGTCGCGATCCTCAGCGGCGGTCTGGTTGTCGGGCAGCGCATCAACGCGGCGCTGGAGGAAATCGCCAAGCGGGAGATTCCACTCGGAGCTCTCGACGTGACCCTGTATCGCGACGATGTGGTCGGTCACGGCCGACGACCCATGCCGAAGCCCACGCGCATGCCCTTTTCTGTGACGGGCAAGCGCGTGATTCTCGTGGACGATGTCATGTTCACCGGGCGCACGGTTCGTTCCGCGATGGATGCGGTCATCGATTTCGGTCGGCCCGAAGCGATCCAGGTGGCGACGCTGGTCGATCGCGGGCACCGCGAACTTCCGATCCGCGTGGATTTCGTGGGCAAGAACATTCCCACGTCGCGCGGTGAGCAGGTCGTACTGCGCGAGACAGACGCCGGCGAGCTGGAGGTGGTGGTCGAATGA
- the lepB gene encoding signal peptidase I: protein MEEQEQETEHDSLQPIKESGWSDTARAVFWAALLALAIRSFVVEPFKIPSGSMIPTLLVGDYVLVNKFAYGLRLPITGTLLFEVGEPERGDVIVFRYPDDPRQDFIKRVIGLPGDRIEIKQGRLFVNGQPIDQVPEGDFLYTRVSTGEQQRTLRFRERNADGAEYTVIRVPPATRMRGPGGPWVVPPDRYFMMGDNRDNSADSRRWRNHFVAPDQLKGRAFMLHWSWVVDLGPQPERNFLQDLLHTVWSVVSFQVEEVRWDRIGRSISGVAD from the coding sequence ATGGAAGAACAAGAGCAAGAAACGGAACACGATAGCCTGCAGCCTATCAAGGAGTCGGGCTGGTCGGATACTGCGCGGGCCGTCTTCTGGGCGGCACTGCTCGCTCTTGCGATTCGTTCGTTCGTCGTCGAACCGTTCAAGATTCCCTCGGGTTCCATGATTCCCACTCTACTGGTGGGTGATTACGTCCTGGTCAACAAGTTCGCCTACGGGTTGCGCTTGCCGATCACGGGGACCCTCTTGTTCGAGGTCGGTGAACCCGAGCGCGGCGATGTCATCGTCTTTCGCTATCCCGACGACCCGCGACAGGATTTCATCAAACGTGTGATCGGATTACCCGGCGACCGCATCGAGATCAAGCAAGGGCGGCTCTTCGTCAACGGACAGCCGATCGATCAAGTTCCCGAAGGGGACTTCCTCTATACGCGAGTGAGTACGGGGGAACAGCAGCGAACCTTGCGCTTTCGCGAGCGCAACGCGGACGGAGCGGAATACACGGTGATTCGAGTTCCTCCGGCGACCCGGATGCGGGGACCCGGAGGGCCCTGGGTCGTACCGCCGGACCGCTACTTCATGATGGGCGACAACCGCGACAACTCCGCAGACAGTCGCCGCTGGAGAAACCACTTCGTAGCGCCCGACCAGCTCAAAGGACGGGCGTTCATGTTGCACTGGTCCTGGGTCGTCGATCTCGGCCCCCAACCCGAGCGAAATTTCCTACAGGATCTGCTTCATACGGTCTGGAGCGTGGTGAGTTTTCAGGTCGAGGAGGTTCGTTGGGACCGCATCGGCCGCTCGATCTCCGGCGTCGCTGATTGA
- the lepA gene encoding elongation factor 4: MPQERIRNFAIIAHIDHGKSTLADRLLELTDTLQARDRTDQFLDKMDLERERGITIKAQTVRMRYHGADGLDYELNLIDTPGHVDFHYEVSRSLAACEGALLVVDAAQGVEAQTVANAEVAVNSGLEIIPVINKVDLPNADPDRMMQEIEDIVGVPSDEALLVSAKTGQGVDAILSAIIERIPAPGGDPEAPFRGMIFDSWYDAYMGATMLVRVIDGSLDARSRIRLVSSGDEYDTTLLGVLAPDIQGIKRIECGEVGVISASIRDPKGVQIGDTVTDAARPSDEALPGFQPMQPMVWSGLYPADPGGYDALRAAIDKLQLNDSSFSYEPETSTALGFGFRCGYLGLLHMEIAQERLEREYALDLIITAPTVVYRVKLKNGEEIELHRPSDLPPAGEFDEILEPRILARLHMPTEYLGAVIQLCQERRGIQRDLAVHSDRRAVLRYELPMPEVAVDFYDRLKTVSRGYASMDYELIGFEKEDLVKVDVLVNGDPIDALSIIVHRDAAYNRGLSLVRRMKEHIPRQMFEVALQASIGAKVVARVSVKALRKNVTAKCYGGDITRKKKLLEKQKEGKKRMKQIGSVEIPQEAFLAVLSSGD; this comes from the coding sequence ATTCCCCAGGAGAGAATCCGCAACTTCGCGATCATCGCGCACATCGATCACGGCAAGTCGACGCTTGCAGATCGCTTGCTCGAACTGACCGATACGCTCCAGGCTCGGGATCGCACGGATCAGTTTCTAGACAAGATGGACCTCGAGCGCGAGCGCGGTATCACGATCAAGGCGCAGACGGTTCGCATGCGCTACCACGGCGCGGACGGATTGGACTACGAACTGAACCTGATCGACACCCCCGGCCACGTGGACTTCCACTACGAAGTATCGCGCTCACTGGCGGCCTGTGAGGGGGCGCTATTGGTTGTCGATGCTGCTCAGGGCGTCGAGGCTCAGACCGTCGCGAACGCGGAAGTCGCGGTGAACTCGGGTCTCGAGATCATTCCGGTGATCAATAAGGTCGATCTGCCCAACGCGGACCCGGACCGCATGATGCAGGAGATCGAAGACATCGTCGGTGTTCCTTCCGATGAGGCTCTTCTGGTTTCTGCGAAGACGGGGCAGGGGGTCGATGCGATCCTGTCTGCGATCATCGAACGCATCCCCGCGCCAGGGGGCGATCCAGAAGCGCCTTTTCGCGGCATGATTTTCGACAGCTGGTACGACGCGTACATGGGCGCGACCATGCTCGTAAGGGTCATCGATGGCTCGCTGGACGCGCGTTCTCGCATTCGCCTTGTCTCGAGCGGAGACGAATACGACACGACCCTGCTCGGTGTGCTGGCGCCCGATATTCAGGGAATCAAGCGAATCGAATGCGGCGAAGTGGGCGTAATCTCCGCCAGCATCCGCGATCCCAAGGGTGTCCAGATCGGCGATACGGTGACGGACGCGGCCCGTCCTTCCGACGAAGCCCTTCCCGGCTTCCAGCCGATGCAACCGATGGTCTGGAGTGGCCTGTATCCGGCCGATCCAGGTGGCTACGACGCGCTGCGAGCGGCGATTGACAAACTGCAACTCAACGACTCCTCGTTCAGCTATGAACCCGAGACCAGCACCGCTCTCGGCTTTGGTTTTCGTTGTGGATACCTCGGTCTCTTGCACATGGAAATCGCGCAGGAGCGACTCGAGCGCGAGTACGCTCTTGATCTGATCATCACGGCGCCTACGGTCGTCTACCGCGTGAAGCTGAAGAACGGCGAGGAGATCGAACTGCATCGGCCCAGCGATTTGCCCCCCGCAGGCGAGTTCGACGAGATCCTCGAACCTCGCATTCTCGCGCGTCTGCACATGCCGACCGAGTACCTGGGCGCCGTCATCCAGTTGTGTCAGGAGCGAAGAGGAATCCAGCGTGATCTCGCGGTGCACAGCGATCGGCGCGCCGTGTTGCGCTACGAGTTGCCAATGCCGGAGGTCGCGGTCGACTTCTACGACCGACTCAAGACCGTAAGCCGAGGCTATGCCTCGATGGACTACGAGTTGATCGGCTTCGAGAAGGAAGATCTCGTCAAGGTCGACGTGCTCGTAAACGGCGATCCCATCGATGCTCTTTCGATCATCGTGCACCGGGATGCCGCCTATAACCGCGGGCTCTCTCTGGTGCGCCGGATGAAGGAACACATCCCCAGGCAAATGTTCGAAGTCGCTTTGCAGGCGTCGATCGGGGCGAAGGTCGTGGCTCGCGTGAGCGTGAAAGCCCTGCGCAAGAACGTCACCGCGAAGTGCTACGGCGGCGATATTACGCGCAAGAAGAAGCTGCTCGAGAAGCAGAAAGAGGGAAAGAAGCGCATGAAACAGATCGGAAGCGTCGAGATCCCTCAGGAAGCCTTTCTGGCAGTCCTCTCGAGCGGTGACTGA
- a CDS encoding SDR family oxidoreductase → MRSVLITGGAGFIGSHLCRRFLADGSRVICMDNLLTGRLENVEDLFGNERFRFVKHDVTNFIHVPGELDAVLHFASPASPVDFERLPIQILKVGALGTHKALGLAKEKGARFLLASTSECYGDPEINPQPESYWGNVNPVGIRGVYDEAKRFAEAMTMAYQRFHGMETRIVRIFNTYGPGMRPDDGRMIPAFFSQALRGEDITVFGDGSHTRSINFVSDLVEGIVRLLNSDQKTPVNIGNPQEMTVLEVAERILGVVGSQSKIIFGELPPDDPKVRRPDISLARKTLDWKPQVSPDEGLRKTLPYFREQVGREKT, encoded by the coding sequence ATGCGTAGTGTATTGATCACCGGCGGTGCGGGCTTCATCGGCTCGCATCTGTGTCGTCGTTTTCTGGCAGACGGCTCAAGAGTCATCTGTATGGACAATCTCCTGACGGGCCGTCTCGAGAACGTGGAAGACTTGTTCGGAAACGAACGCTTCCGCTTCGTCAAGCACGACGTCACCAACTTCATCCACGTTCCCGGTGAGCTCGATGCCGTGCTGCACTTTGCTTCGCCGGCCAGTCCGGTCGACTTTGAGCGCCTGCCCATCCAGATCCTGAAGGTGGGTGCACTCGGTACACACAAAGCCCTCGGTCTGGCCAAGGAGAAGGGAGCGCGTTTCCTTCTCGCTTCTACGTCCGAGTGCTATGGCGATCCCGAGATCAACCCGCAGCCCGAGTCCTACTGGGGCAATGTGAATCCGGTGGGCATCCGAGGCGTGTACGATGAGGCCAAGCGTTTCGCCGAAGCCATGACCATGGCGTACCAGCGATTCCACGGCATGGAGACGCGCATCGTACGCATCTTCAACACTTACGGGCCTGGCATGCGTCCCGATGATGGTCGAATGATCCCGGCCTTCTTCAGTCAGGCGTTGCGCGGTGAGGACATCACCGTCTTTGGTGACGGCTCCCATACCCGCAGCATCAACTTCGTGAGCGACCTCGTCGAAGGCATTGTCCGCCTGCTCAATTCGGATCAGAAGACGCCCGTCAACATAGGAAACCCTCAGGAGATGACGGTGCTCGAGGTTGCGGAGCGAATCCTTGGAGTCGTGGGGTCGCAGAGCAAGATCATCTTCGGGGAACTTCCACCCGATGATCCGAAAGTGCGACGACCCGATATCAGCCTTGCGCGCAAGACTCTCGATTGGAAGCCCCAGGTGAGCCCCGACGAGGGACTTCGCAAGACACTTCCGTACTTTCGCGAACAGGTCGGACGCGAAAAAACGTGA
- the rfbD gene encoding dTDP-4-dehydrorhamnose reductase has translation MSSAHPRGRWLISGAGGQLGRSILALAGEAGVEALGLGRAELDIVDTEAVRRRIEDFRPDVLLNCAAFTAVDLCEEQVREAERGNIAGPEVLAAACGREILLAHISTEYVFDGSGSRPIPEDRPPKPINVYGKTKLGGEEAIRASGCRHLIVRTQWLFGPGPNFVRTILRAAAERPELQVVDDQLGRPTWTGALARGLYEAVAAGSEGTLNLACEGVASWYDLAQGVVEEGARRGLVSRVPIRPVSSRAMARPAARPAYGVLGLERARESGVRLPHWREALISYFDAEQEGRDA, from the coding sequence TTGTCCTCGGCTCACCCGCGGGGTCGCTGGCTGATCAGCGGCGCTGGCGGTCAACTCGGCCGTTCGATCCTGGCGCTTGCTGGAGAGGCGGGCGTTGAGGCCCTCGGACTGGGCCGCGCCGAACTCGATATCGTCGATACCGAGGCCGTTCGGAGGCGCATCGAGGACTTTCGGCCCGACGTACTGCTCAATTGCGCGGCTTTCACGGCGGTGGATCTATGCGAGGAGCAGGTCCGCGAGGCCGAGCGCGGGAACATCGCCGGTCCAGAGGTGTTGGCGGCGGCCTGCGGGCGAGAGATCCTTCTGGCTCACATCAGCACGGAATACGTTTTCGATGGTTCCGGAAGCCGCCCGATCCCGGAAGACCGGCCGCCAAAGCCGATCAATGTGTATGGGAAGACGAAGCTCGGAGGTGAGGAGGCCATCCGGGCCTCCGGCTGCCGGCATCTGATCGTCCGCACTCAATGGCTGTTCGGGCCCGGGCCCAATTTCGTGCGGACCATCCTTCGCGCGGCTGCCGAGCGTCCCGAACTTCAGGTCGTCGACGATCAGCTCGGTCGGCCTACCTGGACGGGGGCCCTGGCCAGGGGTTTGTACGAGGCTGTAGCGGCCGGATCCGAGGGAACTCTCAATTTGGCGTGCGAGGGCGTGGCGAGTTGGTACGATCTTGCCCAAGGCGTCGTCGAGGAAGGCGCCCGCCGGGGTCTGGTTTCCCGAGTCCCGATCCGGCCGGTTTCGAGTCGGGCGATGGCTCGACCGGCTGCCCGACCCGCGTATGGGGTTCTCGGGCTGGAGCGCGCCAGGGAATCTGGCGTTCGCCTGCCTCACTGGCGCGAAGCGCTAATCAGCTATTTCGATGCGGAGCAAGAGGGACGAGATGCGTAG
- a CDS encoding SPOR domain-containing protein — protein sequence MAKTTRKKKDKPRGRRGVLLKVFGGTALLSVGAAAGVVLGAVTETPRLLVSWLSDPVVQIDLSPVPVDVNDTTLEEFRKRRTAVVESGAAQSRTIAAKPSASPDSAELAESKPAKDLNKPEAPVVRPPVVPPAPSAVRPASARPRVASPPPDQVSSRSTSSETVSPRSPEQIMAELGKRSRAKSSSKVGRRAHSRHLVVQIGAHGRSSYAEEQARSLRGFGFDAYVSNTRSQDSKSRYRVRVRPKVAETAQELRSQLQARGFDTWTTTE from the coding sequence ATGGCGAAAACGACCCGGAAGAAGAAAGACAAGCCGCGTGGGCGACGCGGAGTTTTGCTGAAGGTCTTCGGCGGGACTGCGCTCTTGTCGGTCGGTGCTGCTGCGGGTGTCGTGCTAGGCGCGGTGACGGAAACTCCCCGCCTTCTCGTGAGCTGGTTGAGTGATCCCGTCGTTCAGATCGATCTGTCTCCCGTGCCGGTCGACGTGAATGACACGACGCTCGAGGAATTTCGCAAGCGTCGAACCGCAGTTGTAGAGAGCGGAGCTGCTCAGAGTCGGACGATCGCTGCCAAGCCCAGTGCGAGCCCGGACTCGGCGGAGTTGGCGGAATCGAAACCGGCGAAGGATCTCAACAAACCCGAGGCCCCTGTCGTGCGACCTCCGGTCGTCCCGCCTGCGCCATCGGCTGTGCGGCCGGCTTCGGCGCGACCCCGGGTGGCGAGCCCTCCACCTGACCAGGTTTCGAGCAGGTCGACTTCTTCCGAGACGGTATCACCCCGGAGTCCGGAGCAGATCATGGCCGAGCTCGGGAAGCGGTCCCGGGCCAAGTCTTCGTCCAAGGTTGGGCGAAGGGCGCACTCCCGACATCTCGTGGTGCAGATCGGAGCGCATGGGCGGAGTTCGTATGCCGAAGAGCAGGCCCGAAGTCTGCGCGGCTTTGGCTTCGATGCGTACGTCAGCAATACGCGCTCTCAGGACAGTAAGAGCCGCTACCGCGTGCGGGTCCGCCCCAAGGTTGCAGAGACGGCCCAGGAGCTCAGGTCTCAGCTCCAGGCGCGCGGATTCGACACCTGGACCACGACCGAGTAG
- a CDS encoding arginine--tRNA ligase — MREQVLELVKQAAARVVEELAPDATLSLDSMVQVVPGKSPEHGDFATNAALALAKPLKRSPREVAERIQALLEASPGVVERTEIAGPGFLNFFLTQDRWHDVLRRVHTEEADYGRSQSAHPERVMVEFVSANPTGPLTIGHGRNAVLGDAIARLLEATGHEVSREYYYNDAGRQMRVLGQSLRARYLQLLGRDEELPEDGYQGEYLVQIAQALLDEVGEGWADAEESQFRERAQVAIFELISATLERLEIRFDTHFPERSLYDRGLVEQAVEDLRSKGLVFEKDGAVWLRSTDFKLDRDRVLVKSSGEPTYLLPDIAYHRDKFNRGFDRLIDILGPDHIEQFPYVQAAVGVLGDEAERIELVIYQWVNLRRDGELVKMSTRKASFVTVDEILGDVGPDAFRYFMIDRRADTHLDFDVELARERSDRNPVYKIQYAHARLCSIERTAQERGIDPTSVEQAPLNRLESPQEAELTKLIGRFPDIVVHAAVAREPQEIARYLLELAGAFNSYVSDGKRHRVLSDDEELTIARLVFTGAVRITLANGLRLLGISAPERM, encoded by the coding sequence ATGCGGGAACAGGTACTGGAGCTGGTCAAGCAGGCGGCGGCGCGTGTAGTCGAAGAACTCGCGCCCGATGCCACACTATCGCTCGATTCGATGGTCCAGGTCGTGCCGGGGAAGAGCCCGGAGCATGGAGATTTCGCGACCAATGCTGCGCTTGCCCTGGCGAAACCGCTGAAGCGCTCCCCTCGTGAGGTCGCCGAGCGTATCCAGGCGTTGCTCGAGGCCTCTCCGGGCGTCGTGGAACGCACCGAGATCGCGGGACCCGGCTTCCTGAATTTCTTTCTCACCCAGGATCGCTGGCACGACGTGCTTCGCCGTGTTCACACCGAGGAGGCCGACTACGGCCGGAGCCAGAGTGCCCATCCCGAACGCGTGATGGTCGAGTTCGTTTCTGCCAACCCGACCGGCCCGCTCACAATCGGACACGGCCGCAACGCCGTACTGGGTGACGCCATCGCGCGTCTGCTCGAAGCGACCGGCCACGAAGTTTCACGCGAGTACTACTACAACGATGCGGGCCGCCAGATGCGTGTGCTCGGGCAGTCTTTGCGAGCGCGTTACCTGCAGTTGCTCGGACGAGATGAAGAGCTACCCGAAGATGGCTACCAGGGTGAGTACCTGGTGCAAATCGCGCAAGCGCTCCTCGACGAGGTGGGCGAGGGCTGGGCCGATGCAGAAGAATCCCAGTTCCGGGAGCGGGCACAGGTCGCGATCTTCGAACTCATTTCAGCAACGCTCGAGCGGCTGGAGATTCGATTCGATACGCACTTTCCGGAGCGATCACTCTACGACCGGGGACTGGTCGAGCAGGCGGTCGAAGACCTGCGCTCCAAAGGACTCGTGTTCGAAAAGGATGGGGCGGTCTGGCTGCGTTCGACGGACTTCAAGCTCGACCGCGATCGCGTGCTGGTGAAGTCATCGGGAGAACCGACCTATCTCTTGCCGGACATCGCCTATCATCGCGATAAGTTCAATCGCGGCTTCGACCGCCTGATCGATATTCTCGGCCCCGATCACATCGAGCAGTTTCCGTACGTCCAGGCCGCCGTCGGCGTACTCGGAGACGAAGCGGAGCGGATTGAACTGGTGATCTACCAGTGGGTCAACCTCCGTCGCGACGGGGAACTCGTGAAGATGTCGACTCGCAAGGCCTCGTTCGTCACCGTCGACGAGATTCTCGGCGATGTCGGTCCCGATGCATTTCGCTACTTCATGATCGATCGCCGAGCGGATACGCATCTCGACTTCGATGTGGAGCTCGCGCGTGAGCGTTCGGATCGCAATCCGGTGTACAAGATTCAGTATGCCCATGCGAGGCTCTGTAGTATCGAACGAACCGCACAGGAGCGGGGGATAGATCCTACAAGTGTAGAGCAAGCCCCACTCAATCGGCTCGAGTCGCCCCAGGAAGCAGAGCTCACCAAGCTGATCGGTCGATTCCCTGATATCGTAGTGCACGCCGCCGTTGCTCGGGAACCACAAGAGATCGCACGATATCTTCTCGAGCTGGCGGGCGCCTTCAACTCCTACGTATCGGACGGAAAGCGGCATCGGGTTTTGTCGGACGATGAGGAACTAACAATCGCGAGGTTGGTATTCACTGGAGCTGTTCGCATCACGCTTGCGAATGGGCTTCGACTCCTGGGAATCAGCGCTCCGGAACGAATGTAG
- a CDS encoding septum formation initiator family protein: MARSRRKPERIRWALLAAPLIALVAAFATLVLDRENGLVSLIVLQERVRTTDERVFELKTERVKLAEQARRLRFDPLEIETVARGVLGMVRPDEVVVQLNEDVAAAP, encoded by the coding sequence ATGGCTAGGTCCCGAAGGAAACCCGAACGAATTCGCTGGGCGCTGCTCGCGGCTCCGCTGATCGCCCTGGTCGCGGCCTTCGCGACGCTAGTGCTCGATCGAGAGAACGGTCTGGTCTCGTTAATCGTGCTGCAAGAGCGGGTTCGCACCACGGATGAACGTGTTTTCGAGCTGAAGACCGAGCGCGTCAAGCTCGCCGAACAGGCGCGGCGACTGCGCTTTGATCCACTCGAGATCGAGACGGTGGCGCGTGGTGTACTCGGCATGGTGCGTCCTGACGAAGTCGTCGTGCAGTTGAATGAGGATGTCGCCGCGGCGCCCTGA
- a CDS encoding TlpA family protein disulfide reductase, which yields MTRSSSGARSLLLVVVLGALGAFAFVFWQGSSGPALRVGEIAPALDLQRIDGEAISLEKLRGRVVFVNFWATWCPPCRKETPSMQRLYQKLREEPFEMLAISIDSPDAESAVRDFRDEFGLGFPILMDSDKSVYNSYHAYGVPESFLLDAQGRLVERFIGPKDWDDPRYLRAIRRLTQKSAGAANPQTPSPEVGDG from the coding sequence TTGACCCGGTCAAGCAGTGGAGCTCGCAGCCTCCTGCTGGTCGTTGTCCTGGGCGCCTTGGGCGCTTTCGCCTTCGTCTTCTGGCAGGGATCGAGCGGCCCGGCTCTGCGCGTCGGAGAGATCGCACCGGCTCTGGATCTGCAGCGCATCGATGGTGAAGCGATTTCGCTCGAAAAGCTGCGCGGGCGCGTCGTATTCGTCAACTTCTGGGCTACTTGGTGTCCCCCCTGCCGGAAGGAGACGCCATCGATGCAGCGGTTGTACCAGAAGCTCCGCGAAGAGCCCTTCGAGATGCTCGCGATCAGCATCGACTCGCCAGACGCGGAGTCGGCCGTCCGAGATTTTCGCGACGAGTTCGGGTTGGGGTTTCCGATCCTCATGGACTCCGATAAGAGTGTCTACAACTCCTACCACGCCTACGGCGTCCCGGAGTCCTTCCTGCTCGATGCTCAGGGGCGCCTGGTGGAACGCTTCATCGGACCCAAGGACTGGGACGATCCCCGCTACCTGCGCGCGATCCGGCGTTTGACTCAAAAGTCCGCTGGCGCCGCGAACCCACAGACTCCCTCCCCGGAGGTCGGTGATGGCTAG